In Carya illinoinensis cultivar Pawnee chromosome 16, C.illinoinensisPawnee_v1, whole genome shotgun sequence, a single window of DNA contains:
- the LOC122299812 gene encoding B3 domain-containing protein REM16, with the protein MKETCIGCSKWAEDMYWTHFQTIHFSQFLHNGYERQLAIPKKFVDNLKKKLPESVVLKGPSGLTWNVGLTSNDDTLFFNHGWQEFVKDHSLEENDFLIFKYNGGSQFDVLVFDGENLCEKGATYFVRKSEHAEHDNGCLSKRKLGEASIDEVHTRCSSPEKVIDDDAVLIPSLQHIISVATNIGAQQQTTPARPIRARRNLGSKNPTTYQEGAVSDSDAELTPINKSGSYRQQYQSNRRPITQDEIKNALHLAQEASSDETFLVVMRPTHVYKRFFVSIPSDWMSKNLSKENQEIILRVEDNTWQTKYYFHQGRGYGGITGGWKQFAYDNNLEEFDVCLFKPAGHMNYSIILDVSIFRVVHELTPLTQLSSATATPKKRGRKKLI; encoded by the exons ATGAAAGAAACGTGTATAGGGTGTAGTAAATGGGCAGAGGACATGTATTGGACCCATTTCCAAACTATCCACTTCTCTCAGTTTCTCCACAATGGTTATGAGCGGCAGCTT GCCATCCCCAAAAAATTCGTTGATAATCTGAAAAAGAAACTGCCTGAAAGTGTGGTTCTTAAAGGTCCTAGTGGTTTAACCTGGAATGTAGGATTAACCAGTAATGATGATACCTTGTTCTTCAACCATGGCTGGCAAGAATTTGTCAAGGATCATTCATTGGAAGAGAATGATTTCTTGATTTTTAAGTACAATGGTGGTTCCCAGTttgatgttttggtttttgatggGGAGAACTTGTGTGAGAAGGGGGCTACTTACTTTGTTAGAAAATCTGAGCATGCTGAGCATGACAATGGATGCCTATCTAAGAGAAAACTTGGGGAAGCTTCGATTGATGAAGTTCATACCAGATGCAGTTCACCGGAGAAAGTTATAGATGATGATGCTGTCCTTATCCCATCACTGCAACATATAATCTCTGTGGCTACTAATATAGGGGCTCAACAGCAAACAACTCCCGCAAGACCAATTCGTGCTCGGCGGAATCTTGGGAGCAAAAATCCTACTACTTATCAAGAGGGAG CTGTGAGTGATTCAGATGCTGAACTTACACCCATCAATAAGAGCGGGTCATATCGTCAGCAATATCAGTCAAATAGAAGGCCAATAACTCAAGATGAGATAAAGAATGCCTTGCACTTGGCCCAAGAAGCATCAAGTGATGAGACTTTCCTAGTAGTCATGCGACCCACACATGTATACAAGAGATTCTTTGTG TCAATCCCTTCTGATTGGATGTCGAAGAATCTCTCGAAGGAAAACCAAGAAATCATTCTGCGTGTCGAAGATAATACATGGCAAACCAAGTATTACTTTCATCAAGGTCGTGGCTATGGAGGGATTACTGGTGGGTGGAAACAATTTGCTTATGACAACAACTTGGAAGAATTTGATGTCTGCCTGTTCAAGCCTGCTGGTCACATGAATTACTCCATTATTCTGGATGTTAGCATTTTCCGGGTTGTCCATGAGTTAACTCCTCTTACTCAACTGTCTTCTGCAACAGCAACACCAAAGAAGAGGGgcagaaaaaaattaatctag
- the LOC122299813 gene encoding uncharacterized protein LOC122299813, with translation MAALSSATVARALVSYDSQTTQKKKNRMMHARGLNSYGGLKAHNNLVLSLGLPVCTEQCFAKVVSSLRAKSRGKRRGGGALFSTCNAADEIFKIAAIINALVLIGVAVGFVLLRIEAFVEESED, from the coding sequence ATGGCCGCTCTCAGTTCGGCAACAGTCGCCAGAGCCCTGGTGAGCTACGACAGCCAGACCAcccagaagaaaaaaaacagaatgATGCACGCAAGAGGGCTGAATTCTTATGGTGGTCTCAAAGCTCACAACAATTTGGTGCTGTCTCTGGGATTGCCCGTATGCACTGAGCAGTGCTTTGCGAAGGTGGTCAGTTCTTTAAGAGCAAAATCACGTGGCAAAAGAAGAGGTGGAGGAGCACTGTTTTCCACGTGCAATGCTGCGGACGAGATATTCAAGATTGCTGCCATCATCAACGCTCTTGTGCTCATTGGGGTTGCTGTTGGATTCGTTCTTCTCCGAATTGAGGCTTTTGTAGAGGAGTCGGAAGATTGA
- the LOC122299296 gene encoding AP-3 complex subunit delta-like, whose product MAGGVSSSSIMETLFQRTLEDLIKGLRLQLIGESAFVSKAIEEIRREVKSTDPHTKSTALQKLSYLASLHFHDMSWAAFHVVEVMSSSRFSHKRIGYHAASLSFHDDTPVLLLITNQLRKDLASTNEFEVSLALECLSRISTPDLARDLTPEIFTLLSTTKIFVRKKAISVVLRVFAKYPDAVRLCFKRLVENLDSSDPQILAAVVGVFCELASQDPGSYLPLAPEFYRILVDSKNNWVLIKVLKIFAKLAPFEPRLAKRVVEPICDHMRRTGAKSLMFECIRTVISSFSEYESAVKLAVVKIRELLVDDDPNLKYLGLQALSVIAPKHLWAVLENKEVVIKWLSDEDPNIKLESLRLVMAMVSESNVVEISRVLVNYSLKSDPGFCNEILGSILCTCSRNVYEIIVDFDWYVSLLGEMSRIPHCQKGDEIENQLIDLGMRVKDVRPELLRVARGLLIDPALLGNPFLHRILAAAAWVSGEYVEFSRNPFELMEALLQPRTSLLPPSVRAVYIHSAFKVLIFCLHSYILQSESITSSFPDNLVLGVSELVLKKNMLEGSELTTCEAPSAHRSEGFNPRNQSYEDLSIKNGGDRTINHGQTSTPAFSENIFTYDSIINLINQVELALGPLTGSHDAEVFERTRHILCFIELIKGEITECLVQKGKTLESEEMKASKIIKLISDAFSEELGPVSVSAQQRVPIPEGLLLKENLDDLETICADFQVPESNLFSLGSPYYGEEVGVSSFGLQDKEESEPSNEATSLLTEHRKLHGLYYLASEKNEIVGNDYPPANEPKLQVNPNNDTEDLVKLTVQSLATNKKPNHAKTRPVVVKLDEGDLVTVTAKRPETKDDLVSGAVREVLLGSDTRTATSQSNPSDKSSSKRKGKEKINVDRSELKENLGDSEKPKHENPSSRKNKHRISGKERRHKSAGKIGEEREENGQKGMQKSSHRHARHKAPHRSDAPLNVVSQTPVIPDFLL is encoded by the coding sequence ATGGCGGGAggagtttcttcttcttccatcatGGAGACTCTCTTCCAACGAACTCTGGAGGACCTGATCAAAGGCCTCCGCCTCCAACTCATCGGCGAGTCGGCCTTCGTCTCCAAGGCCATCGAAGAGATCCGCCGCGAGGTCAAGTCCACCGATCCCCACACCAAGTCCACCGCCCTCCAAAAGCTCTCCTACCTCGCCTCCCTTCACTTCCACGACATGTCCTGGGCCGCCTTCCATGTCGTCGAGGTCATGTCTTCCTCCCGCTTCTCCCACAAGAGGATCGGCTACCACGCCGCCTCTCTATCCTTCCACGACGACACCCCCGTCCTCCTCCTCATCACCAACCAGCTCCGCAAGGATCTCGCCAGCACCAACGAGTTCGAGGTAAGCCTCGCCCTCGAATGTCTCTCGAGAATTTCCACTCCTGATCTTGCTAGAGATTTAACCCCCGAAATATTCACTCTTTTGTCGACTACTAAAATTTTCGTTAGGAAGAAAGCCATTAGCGTCGTTTTGAGGGTGTTCGCCAAATACCCAGATGCCGTGAGACTTTGTTTTAAGCGTTTGGTTGAGAATTTAGATAGTTCGGACCCCCAGATTTTGGCTGCGGTTGTGGGGGTCTTTTGCGAGTTAGCTTCCCAAGACCCCGGATCGTATCTTCCGTTGGCACCCGAGTTTTATAGGATATTAGTCGATTCCAAGAATAATTGGGTCTTGATTAAGGTGTTGAAGATTTTCGCCAAGTTGGCTCCCTTTGAGCCAAGATTGGCGAAGAGGGTTGTTGAGCCCATATGCGACCATATGAGGAGGACGGGGGCAAAGTCATTGATGTTTGAGTGCATTAGGACTGTAATTAGTAGTTTCAGCGAATACGAATCTGCAGTGAAGCTTGCCGTAGTGAAAATTCGGGAATTGCTGGTTGATGATGACCCGAATCTTAAATATCTTGGATTGCAGGCACTTTCAGTTATTGCCCCAAAGCATTTATGGGCAGTGTTGGAGAACAAGGAGGTTGTGATTAAGTGGCTGAGTGATGAGGATCCTAATATCAAGCTTGAGTCCTTGCGTCTTGTGATGGCAATGGTTTCTGAGAGTAATGTTGTCGAAATTTCCAGGGTTTTGGTGAATTATTCTCTTAAATCTGACCCGGGATTTTGCAATGAGATTCTTGGATCCATTTTATGTACGTGTTCTAGAAATGTGTATGAGATTATTGTTGACTTTGATTGGTATGTTTCACTTCTTGGAGAAATGTCGAGGATTCCACATTGTCAAAAGGGGGATGAAATTGAGAATCAGCTAATTGATTTGGGTATGAGGGTCAAGGATGTTAGACCTGAGCTTCTTCGGGTTGCTCGTGGTCTGCTGATTGACCCTGCATTACTTGGTAACCCTTTCTTGCATAGGATATTAGCTGCGGCTGCTTGGGTATCAGGGGAGTATGTTGAGTTCTCAAGGAATCCATTTGAACTTATGGAGGCTCTGTTGCAACCTCGTACAAGTCTCTTGCCACCATCAGTAAGAGCAGTTTATATCCATTCTGCCTTTAAAGTCCTAATCTTTTGTCTGCACTCTTACATCTTGCAAAGTGAGAGTATTACATCTTCATTTCCTGATAATTTGGTGTTGGGGGTTTCAGAATTAGTGTTGAAAAAGAACATGCTAGAGGGTTCTGAGTTGACAACATGTGAAGCTCCTTCTGCTCATCGTAGTGAAGGCTTCAACCCAAGGAACCAGTCATATGAAGatctttcaataaaaaatggtgGGGATAGAACTATTAATCACGGCCAAACATCCACACCTGCTTTTTCAGAGAACATTTTCACATATGATTCTATTATTAACCTGATAAATCAAGTTGAATTGGCTCTGGGCCCGCTTACAGGAAGCCATGATGCAGAAGTATTTGAGAGAACACGGCATATATTATGTTTCATTGAGttgattaaaggagaaataactGAATGCTTAGTACAGAAGGGAAAAACACTGGAAAGTGAAGAAATGAAAGCTTCCAAAATCATCAAACTGATATCTGATGCCTTCTCCGAGGAGCTTGGTCCGGTCTCAGTTAGTGCTCAGCAAAGGGTTCCTATACCAGAAGGGTTACTACTTAAGGAGAATCTTGATGATTTGGAGACAATCTGTGCTGATTTTCAAGTACctgaatcaaatttattttctcttGGAAGTCCTTATTATGGGGAGGAGGTTGGTGTTTCTTCCTTTGGCCTACAGGACAAAGAAGAGTCAGAACCATCTAATGAGGCCACATCTCTGCTCACAGAACACCGTAAGCTACACGGATTATACTATCTAGCTtcagagaaaaatgaaattgtaggaaatGATTATCCACCTGCTAACGAGCCCAAGCTTCAGGTTAATCCTAATAATGATACAGAGGATCTGGTTAAGCTTACAGTGCAATCACTTGCTACCAACAAAAAGCCAAACCATGCAAAGACTAGGCCTGTAGTGGTGAAATTGGATGAAGGAGATTTAGTAACTGTTACAGCCAAAAGGCCAGAGACAAAGGATGATTTGGTCTCTGGTGCTGTGCGGGAAGTGCTTTTAGGAAGTGACACCCGAACTGCTACATCACAAAGTAATCCATCTGATAAGTCATCCAGTAAGAGaaaagggaaggaaaagatAAATGTTGATCGTTCCGAATTGAAAGAAAATCTGGGTGATTCAGAAAAGCCTAAACATGAAAATCCaagttcaagaaaaaacaaacaccGTATTAGTGGGAAAGAGAGAAGGCATAAGAGTGCAGGAAAGATTGgtgaagaaagagaagaaaatggtcAGAAAGGGATGCAAAAGAGTAGTCATCGGCACGCTAGGCACAAAGCTCCGCATAGATCTGATGCACCCTTGAATGTGGTTTCACAAACACCTGTAATCCCAGATTTTCTTTTGTAG
- the LOC122299930 gene encoding transmembrane protein 147-like → MTVFHFFNCAILTFGPHAVYYSATPLSEYDTLGTSVKAALVYLGTALVKLVCLATFLKVSENDSFDPYQELLKALIGFIDVAGLYFALTQLTHRNISQNHKFQAVGLGWAFADSVLHRLAPLWVGARGLEFTWDYVLQGIEANANLVLSISLAALGSLIWLRKNKPRTLIPIIYACAGIVATMPSITSYLRRGLGWHLPKVVGFELFTSLVMAFISCQLFAACQRPSS, encoded by the exons atgacggtttttcatttcttcaattgTGCAATCCTCACATTCGGCCCCCATGCCGTTTACTACTCTGCCACTCCCTT ATCCGAATACGATACACTAGGTACCTCTGTTAAAGCAGCTCTTGTCTATCTCGGAACAGCTTTAGTAAAG CTTGTTTGCCTGGCAACTTTCCTAAAGGTATCAGAGAACGATAGCTTTGATCCATATCAG GAACTATTGAAAGCTCTCATTGGTTTTATAGATGTTGCTGGCCTTTACTTTGCCTTGACTCAGTTGACTCACAGGAACATTTCTCAGAATCATAAATTTCAAGCTGTTGGACTTG GGTGGGCTTTTGCTGATTCTGTTCTGCATAGACTGGCACCGCTTTGGGTGGGTGCTCGAGGACTAGAATTTACATGGGATTACGTTTTGCAAGGCATTGAAGCAAATGCAAATCTG GTGTTGAGTATATCCCTAGCCGCATTGGGTTCTTTGATATGGCTCCGGAAAAATAAACCCAGGACTCTGATTCCCATAATATACGCATGTGCAGGGATAGTGGCAACCATGCCATCTATTACAAG CTATCTGAGGCGAGGATTGGGCTGGCACTTACCAAAGGTGGTCGGCTTTGAACTGTTCACTTCACTGGTGATGGCTTTTATTAGTTGTCAGCTCTTTGCTGCGTGTCAGAGACCCTCTTCATAA